The following coding sequences lie in one Arachis ipaensis cultivar K30076 chromosome B03, Araip1.1, whole genome shotgun sequence genomic window:
- the LOC107630732 gene encoding V-type proton ATPase subunit E, translating to MNDADVSKQIQQMVRFIRQEAEEKANEISVSAEEEFNIEKLQLVEAEKKKIRQEYERKQKQVEVRKKIEYSMQLNASRIKVLQAQDDVVSSMKDSASKELLSVSRNHHEYRNLLKELIVQSLLRLKEPSVLLRCRKEDEHLVENVLDSAAQEYADKAKVHPPEIIVDNQVYLPPAPSHHNAHEPYCSGGVVLASRDGKIVCENTLDARLDVVFRKKLPEIRKLLFGQVAA from the exons ATGAACGACGCAGATGTCTCCAAGCAAATCCAGCAGATGGTCCGCTTCATCCGTCAGGAAGCTGAGGAGAAAGCCAACGAGATCTCTGTCTCCGCCGAAGAA GAATTCAACATCGAGAAGCTGCAGTTAGTTgaagcagagaagaagaagatcagGCAAGAGTACGAGCGCAAACAGAAGCAAGTCGAAGTTCGCAAGAAGAT TGAGTACTCAATGCAGCTGAATGCTTCTCGGATCAAAGTTCTTCAAGCTCAAGATGATGTGGTTAGTTCCATGAAAGATTCTGCATCCAAGGAGCTTTTAAGTGTGAGTCGCAATCATCATGAGTATAGAAACCTTCTGAAAGAACTCATTGTTCAG AGTTTGCTACGGCTGAAAGAACCTTCTGTCTTATTGAGATGTCGGAAAGAAGATGAGCACTTGGTGGAGAATGTACTGGACTCAGCTGCACAGGAGTATGCTGACAAAGCAAAAGTTCATCCACCGGAGATCATTGTTGACAACCAGGTGTATCTTCCACCTGCACCCAGCCATCACAATGCCCATGAACCTTATTG CTCTGGTGGGGTGGTGTTAGCTTCTCGAGATGGAAAGATTGTGTGTGAAAATACACTTGATGCACGACTGGATGTGGTATTCCGCAAGAAGCTTCCTGAG ATCCGAAAGCTACTCTTTGGACAAGTTGCTGCTTGA